In Chryseobacterium gleum, a single genomic region encodes these proteins:
- the tpx gene encoding thiol peroxidase, with the protein MSTTITLKGNEVHTIGTLPAVGTTVKDFALVDSGLNVKTLETFAGKKKVFNIFPSIDTPTCAASSRKFNEEASKLDNTVIINVSKDLPFALGRFCAAEGLNNVETLSDFRSSFGDDYEVTIADSPMKGLLSRAVIVTDENNKVVYTEQVPEIANEPNYDAALAALK; encoded by the coding sequence ATGTCAACGACAATTACTTTAAAAGGAAACGAAGTACACACAATAGGAACATTACCAGCTGTAGGAACCACTGTAAAAGATTTTGCACTGGTAGACTCAGGATTAAATGTAAAAACCCTTGAAACTTTTGCAGGAAAGAAAAAAGTATTCAATATTTTCCCTAGCATTGATACTCCTACCTGTGCAGCTTCTTCCAGAAAATTCAATGAAGAAGCTTCAAAACTTGATAATACAGTGATCATCAATGTTTCAAAAGACCTTCCGTTCGCATTGGGAAGATTCTGTGCAGCAGAAGGATTGAATAACGTAGAAACACTTTCCGATTTCAGAAGCAGCTTCGGAGATGATTATGAAGTAACCATTGCAGATTCTCCTATGAAGGGATTGTTAAGCCGTGCAGTGATTGTTACAGACGAAAACAACAAAGTAGTATATACGGAGCAGGTTCCGGAAATTGCCAACGAACCTAATTACGATGCAGCTCTTGCAGCATTGAAATAA